From the genome of Candidatus Babeliales bacterium, one region includes:
- the atpH gene encoding ATP synthase F1 subunit delta has translation MDIGDTILAKRYACAFVNVAGDALGKDDIQVLAGISAMLNKQRGILFFLTLPLMNAQVVERALCALFDHCSVGELLKKITLLLIQHKRVILLPDVLRYIELLCKDKACCKTFTITSSDELSDQQLRDIVVYLERETAHKVLYTHSVDKGLIAGLRLQSDTLLWEYSVKKNIETIRRSMIDTGD, from the coding sequence ATGGATATAGGTGATACAATTCTGGCAAAGAGATATGCCTGTGCATTTGTCAATGTTGCGGGTGATGCTCTGGGTAAGGATGATATTCAGGTTCTCGCGGGAATAAGTGCTATGTTGAATAAACAGCGTGGTATTTTATTTTTTCTTACCTTACCATTGATGAATGCTCAAGTGGTTGAAAGAGCTTTGTGTGCATTATTCGATCACTGTTCTGTGGGTGAATTATTAAAAAAAATTACGCTCTTACTTATACAACATAAGCGGGTGATTTTACTTCCTGATGTGTTGCGATACATTGAGCTTTTGTGTAAAGATAAAGCGTGTTGTAAGACATTTACTATTACTAGTTCTGATGAATTATCTGATCAACAACTGCGTGATATAGTAGTATACCTAGAGCGTGAGACAGCACACAAGGTGTTGTATACACATTCGGTGGATAAGGGGTTAATTGCAGGGCTTCGATTACAAAGTGATACTCTCTTGTGGGAATATTCGGTAAAAAAGAATATTGAAACTATCCGACGGTCGATGATTGATACAGGAGACTAA
- the atpE gene encoding ATP synthase F0 subunit C, whose product MDNLMTIQYAKMAAYFGAAFAIAIGTIGPSVSQGLIGVKGLETISKFPESAGQIRTSMLLALGIVETASVFSLVIAIMLIFYSR is encoded by the coding sequence ATGGATAATCTAATGACGATACAATACGCAAAAATGGCAGCCTATTTTGGTGCTGCGTTTGCTATTGCTATTGGAACCATAGGTCCATCTGTTTCGCAGGGACTTATTGGCGTTAAAGGTCTTGAAACAATAAGCAAGTTCCCAGAAAGTGCAGGACAGATTAGAACGTCTATGCTACTTGCACTAGGTATTGTTGAAACTGCGAGTGTGTTCTCTCTGGTGATTGCGATTATGCTTATTTTTTATAGTCGATAA
- a CDS encoding ATP-dependent RecD-like DNA helicase, translating into MSTCEQLHGTIEKILFSNSETGYAVFTLRVTSSLIATATGMVPAIAVGQKVKLHGIWTIHPKFGKQFTIDSCSIDLPSSALGLKKYLGSGLIRGIGKHFAEKLVDHFGTEILKIIDADPERLRDLPGIGPARIQSIKEAWLEHKAISAIMVFLQDKGISATYATKIFKKYGNESIALLNENPYRLAYDIWGIGFKLADKIANNMGFEPTSTQRAKAGILYAISRAVDDGHLYVEVNELKQATCKLLDLNLDEHAKLIKYALHALHHEEKIKVLSYDAKHYITLSGYYYSEHGCAMRLRTILEHDSGIFCNPTDIYNHLRENTSKSHALNEEQQRGIMACLQNKITIVTGGPGTGKTTLIRQLLDVADINGISYQLAAPTGRAAKRMQEGTGRHAMTLHRLLDFDPSSMSFRQNEHNALKTKLLIVDEASMIDIFLAHAVSKALPLNAHLVLIGDIDQLPSVGAGNVLRDLISSNKITTIQLRHIFRQAQNSMIVVNAHRVNAGEFPTTRIPESRKDFLFVRENDPSHIMNHIERIYRSEIKRHHITPEQTQVLVPMNRGSVGTQVLNMHVQELLNPPRGTTVAYAGSTFHEGDRVMQIKNNYDKHVFNGDMGYIESIDPEDQSLIVRFYDTLLVTYERNDLDELVLSYAITIHKSQGSEYDAVIIPIFTQHYALLQRNLIYTAITRAKKLCILVGQTKAIAMAVKKLNQQKRITFLRVMLSEDVECR; encoded by the coding sequence ATGAGCACCTGTGAACAACTTCATGGAACTATAGAAAAAATTCTGTTCTCCAACAGTGAAACTGGATACGCGGTATTTACACTGCGTGTTACCTCGTCGTTGATCGCTACTGCAACAGGCATGGTTCCCGCAATCGCAGTTGGACAAAAAGTAAAGCTTCACGGTATTTGGACGATACATCCAAAATTCGGCAAGCAATTCACTATCGATTCATGCTCTATTGATCTCCCTTCATCAGCTCTTGGCTTAAAAAAGTATCTCGGCTCAGGACTAATACGTGGTATAGGTAAACATTTTGCAGAAAAGCTTGTTGATCATTTTGGCACTGAGATTCTTAAAATCATTGATGCTGATCCTGAACGACTTAGAGATCTCCCAGGCATTGGTCCTGCACGCATTCAATCGATTAAAGAAGCATGGCTCGAACATAAGGCAATCTCTGCCATTATGGTTTTCCTACAGGACAAAGGAATATCGGCAACATATGCCACCAAGATATTTAAAAAATACGGAAATGAATCCATCGCCCTATTAAATGAAAATCCGTATCGACTTGCCTACGATATCTGGGGAATCGGGTTCAAGCTTGCTGATAAAATTGCAAACAACATGGGATTTGAACCAACATCAACACAGCGGGCAAAAGCAGGCATATTGTACGCCATCAGTCGCGCAGTTGATGACGGGCATCTCTATGTTGAAGTCAACGAACTAAAGCAAGCAACCTGTAAGCTTCTTGACCTGAACCTTGATGAGCACGCAAAACTTATCAAGTACGCGCTACATGCACTACATCACGAAGAAAAAATCAAAGTCCTCTCCTATGACGCCAAACACTACATAACACTCTCTGGGTACTATTACTCAGAACATGGCTGTGCAATGCGGCTAAGAACAATCCTGGAGCATGACTCAGGAATCTTCTGTAATCCAACAGATATCTATAATCACCTTCGCGAGAATACATCTAAGAGCCATGCCCTTAACGAAGAACAACAACGCGGGATCATGGCCTGTCTCCAAAATAAAATCACCATCGTCACTGGCGGCCCAGGAACAGGTAAAACCACACTGATTCGCCAATTACTTGATGTCGCTGATATTAACGGAATCTCGTATCAACTTGCAGCGCCAACAGGACGCGCAGCAAAGCGCATGCAAGAAGGAACAGGCCGCCATGCTATGACTCTACACAGATTACTCGATTTTGATCCGTCTTCTATGAGCTTTCGTCAAAACGAGCATAATGCTCTGAAAACGAAATTGCTTATTGTTGATGAAGCTTCAATGATCGATATCTTTTTAGCCCATGCAGTCAGCAAAGCACTACCACTCAATGCACATTTAGTGTTGATTGGTGATATTGACCAGTTACCATCGGTAGGTGCAGGTAATGTACTAAGAGACTTAATTTCCAGTAATAAAATAACTACTATCCAGCTACGACATATTTTTCGCCAGGCACAAAATAGTATGATTGTGGTTAACGCGCACCGAGTGAATGCGGGAGAATTTCCCACAACACGTATTCCAGAAAGCAGAAAGGACTTTTTATTTGTTAGAGAAAATGATCCCTCTCATATCATGAATCATATAGAACGCATATATAGATCTGAGATCAAGCGCCATCATATCACTCCAGAGCAAACACAAGTACTGGTTCCTATGAATCGGGGTAGTGTCGGAACTCAAGTACTTAATATGCATGTCCAAGAGCTTTTAAATCCACCGCGGGGAACTACCGTTGCTTATGCAGGTTCGACATTCCATGAGGGAGATCGAGTTATGCAAATCAAAAATAATTACGACAAACATGTATTTAATGGCGACATGGGTTATATCGAATCGATCGACCCTGAAGATCAATCTCTTATCGTACGATTTTATGATACGCTCTTGGTCACCTATGAACGTAATGATCTTGATGAACTGGTACTATCATACGCAATAACCATTCATAAAAGCCAGGGCTCGGAATACGATGCAGTTATCATTCCTATCTTTACTCAACATTATGCGTTACTCCAGAGAAATTTGATTTATACTGCAATCACACGAGCTAAAAAACTATGTATACTCGTAGGGCAAACAAAAGCCATTGCCATGGCAGTAAAAAAATTAAATCAACAAAAACGCATCACATTTTTACGGGTGATGCTGAGTGAAGATGTAGAATGTCGCTAA
- a CDS encoding mechanosensitive ion channel, translating into MKIKAIVVSLMLFTQVYQCDAGNLAKGILESAGFLKGKSDGDQQIYLTFGSLEGKQRSLEDLKKEYEKTKDSVSILQNDLDEKIKALDKQLDAVDQSLKKAVDVDPIFLQKQQSILREHKKVLVDIKTTHKEVLAQLEEQIKLLEDYLKDPAFESLSVGVKSVYSFEHLQNIYDQLVDTEETIRKLDDSSHGLDLQLESLRHKKDEYQAALTDKQRLREELVQQSGEKSDGLNIKQQGELIDAGLALLKDQRELVDKRMQEVQRKKVLIAIKRSVEQEKRKFFDDERAMVRRVLRVEDTDVRDVRTEYEETRHKYEVAKEDYMRERESLVAEQERVKEIVRTQAADLGVSLSGATGIRNLVIDPKTIEESLTLYKLLGNQERVVLLGKKIELIDAHVQFEDIKRQRAETLIGVVDAWNKITMRLFRSDEEVDQDLKAFQKLDARFKREQAQVSEKRDGVTNALNTRNKDLEILSQLEVSLNTASLFKKSKSDYNKAKALIDEAQGFIREHTEVSGKLLEVYSSILGTCDIIQRQISIIVNELKSLRMRPAHAISWEGVKNILPDLTVFKSNFVRYTGVFAQSLTITNFAKRMRAFGYFHLFILLMRLMLIGLIYVGLRWGIPRLRSYASLVSRGTGLWFIGSRIGIMLLDFFDRNFIGIFVWGIIYFLLRADTIQDTFIKVLFYLGSIPYLMFLTSKLLQYFTQFDREQEYQFLSETVHQKVRQLASIVFYSSIGIFFFREAFMLLTYNKSELPTILLAVYSIIIRLVLISLVSKEDILELIPTTHKVWLWLRRQVEDNYYAIYGILVALIILSEPHIGYGSYISYVLWGIIATAILMRFLLWLHFYVRDVSSRLFFIREGEILRERFAYSKSAYGLFIILTFIGFGLLLLMLGARAWGYAFTFQDLYQWLQTSVFVVHEGTTMRRDITILSFMEVLVFIFSSFIVSYLFNRFVLKRTFTLLMVEPGVQYTLSTISHYFIVLLVMLLGFQRVGLGSIVAYAFATLFFGLAWSMKDYANDFVSYFIILVQRPFKIGDFVNLNPTTQGIIRKITPRSVILRSKNSVTVLVPNSQVVKGEIRNWNYSRGFSAFDDILIAVPYDIDPDHVKILIFRVLDLNVDILKNPRPIVRLDSFGADGFVFMIRGFHSTDNVLNRYDIASDVRFGITRAFRAEGIPLMPVFNLIKKIY; encoded by the coding sequence GTGAAGATTAAAGCGATCGTAGTCTCACTCATGCTTTTTACACAAGTATATCAATGTGATGCTGGTAATTTAGCCAAGGGAATCCTTGAGTCAGCAGGGTTTTTAAAGGGAAAGTCAGATGGAGATCAGCAAATCTATTTGACATTTGGATCGCTGGAGGGGAAACAGCGTTCTCTTGAAGATTTGAAAAAAGAATACGAAAAAACGAAAGATTCTGTATCAATACTACAAAATGATCTTGATGAAAAAATTAAAGCATTAGATAAGCAGCTTGATGCAGTCGATCAATCGCTTAAAAAAGCGGTAGATGTTGATCCCATATTTTTACAAAAACAACAATCGATTTTGCGTGAACATAAAAAAGTTCTTGTTGATATCAAGACTACTCATAAAGAGGTGCTAGCGCAGTTGGAAGAGCAAATCAAATTGCTCGAAGATTATCTTAAGGATCCAGCTTTTGAATCATTGTCTGTAGGCGTGAAAAGTGTTTATTCATTTGAACATCTACAAAACATCTATGATCAGCTCGTTGATACGGAAGAAACAATTCGCAAGCTAGATGATAGCTCGCATGGCCTTGATCTACAGCTAGAAAGTTTGCGACACAAAAAAGATGAATATCAGGCAGCCCTGACCGATAAGCAGCGTTTGCGTGAAGAGTTGGTCCAACAATCCGGCGAAAAAAGTGATGGTCTTAATATTAAGCAGCAAGGTGAATTAATTGATGCAGGGTTGGCACTTTTGAAGGACCAGCGCGAACTTGTTGATAAGCGCATGCAAGAGGTACAGCGCAAAAAGGTACTTATTGCTATTAAGAGATCTGTTGAACAGGAAAAGCGTAAATTTTTTGACGATGAACGCGCCATGGTGCGTCGTGTATTGCGTGTCGAAGATACTGATGTGCGTGATGTGCGCACTGAGTATGAGGAGACAAGACACAAATACGAAGTCGCCAAAGAAGATTATATGCGAGAGCGGGAATCGCTCGTAGCAGAGCAGGAAAGGGTCAAAGAGATTGTGCGTACACAGGCTGCGGATCTGGGTGTATCTCTCAGTGGTGCAACAGGTATACGGAATCTGGTTATTGATCCTAAAACTATCGAAGAATCGCTTACCCTCTACAAGTTGCTTGGGAATCAGGAGCGCGTGGTACTGCTTGGTAAAAAAATAGAACTGATTGATGCTCATGTGCAGTTTGAAGACATAAAGCGGCAGCGTGCTGAGACTTTGATCGGGGTTGTTGATGCTTGGAACAAGATTACTATGCGGTTGTTTCGATCTGATGAAGAAGTTGACCAGGATCTAAAAGCGTTCCAAAAACTTGATGCGCGCTTTAAGCGTGAACAGGCACAAGTATCCGAAAAGCGTGATGGTGTAACCAATGCACTCAATACACGTAATAAAGATTTGGAGATTCTATCACAGCTTGAAGTGTCGTTAAATACGGCATCCTTATTTAAAAAGTCAAAGAGCGATTATAACAAAGCAAAAGCTTTGATTGATGAAGCACAAGGATTTATACGCGAACATACCGAGGTCAGTGGCAAGTTGCTTGAGGTCTATTCATCGATCTTGGGAACATGTGATATTATTCAAAGACAAATTTCTATTATTGTGAATGAGCTGAAATCGCTTCGCATGAGACCAGCACACGCAATTTCATGGGAAGGTGTGAAAAATATTCTCCCTGATTTAACAGTCTTTAAAAGCAATTTTGTTAGATACACAGGGGTCTTTGCGCAGAGTTTAACGATTACTAATTTTGCAAAACGTATGCGCGCATTCGGGTATTTTCATCTCTTTATTTTACTCATGCGTTTAATGTTGATTGGCCTGATATATGTAGGTTTACGGTGGGGCATTCCGCGACTACGTTCCTATGCGTCATTGGTATCTCGTGGTACAGGATTATGGTTTATTGGCAGTCGCATAGGCATCATGTTGCTTGATTTTTTTGATCGGAATTTTATTGGTATTTTTGTGTGGGGTATAATCTATTTTTTGCTGCGTGCTGATACTATTCAGGACACATTTATTAAGGTACTTTTTTATCTCGGATCTATTCCCTATTTGATGTTCCTTACGTCAAAACTATTGCAGTATTTTACTCAATTTGATCGTGAACAAGAATATCAATTTTTGAGTGAAACTGTGCATCAAAAAGTGCGACAGCTTGCATCCATTGTATTCTATTCGTCCATTGGGATTTTTTTCTTTCGAGAAGCATTCATGCTGCTCACGTACAACAAATCAGAACTTCCTACTATTTTGCTTGCAGTCTACTCAATTATCATTCGCTTGGTCTTAATATCTTTAGTATCCAAAGAGGATATTTTAGAGCTGATTCCAACAACGCATAAAGTCTGGCTATGGCTTAGAAGGCAGGTGGAGGATAATTATTATGCGATCTATGGCATTCTCGTTGCGCTGATTATTTTGAGTGAGCCACATATTGGCTATGGAAGTTATATATCATATGTATTGTGGGGAATCATTGCGACCGCAATTCTTATGCGTTTTTTGCTTTGGTTACATTTTTATGTTCGTGATGTCTCTTCTCGTCTCTTTTTTATCAGGGAAGGTGAGATTCTGCGGGAACGGTTTGCGTATTCAAAATCTGCGTATGGCCTATTCATTATTTTAACGTTTATCGGCTTTGGACTGCTCCTGCTTATGCTTGGTGCTCGTGCATGGGGATATGCCTTTACGTTCCAAGACCTCTATCAGTGGCTGCAAACATCAGTATTTGTTGTGCATGAAGGTACAACGATGCGGCGTGATATTACCATTCTTTCTTTTATGGAAGTCTTGGTATTTATTTTTTCAAGTTTTATTGTCTCATATCTTTTTAACCGTTTTGTTTTAAAGCGAACATTTACGCTCTTAATGGTTGAACCGGGCGTGCAGTACACTCTTTCTACTATTTCACACTATTTTATTGTGTTGTTGGTGATGCTCCTTGGTTTCCAACGTGTTGGACTAGGTAGTATCGTTGCGTATGCGTTTGCAACGTTATTCTTCGGTTTAGCATGGTCTATGAAAGATTATGCTAACGATTTTGTATCATACTTTATTATTCTTGTGCAACGACCATTCAAGATTGGTGATTTTGTAAACTTGAATCCAACAACTCAAGGAATCATTAGGAAGATTACGCCTCGATCGGTGATTCTCCGTAGTAAAAATAGTGTTACAGTGCTTGTTCCTAATTCACAAGTAGTAAAGGGCGAGATTAGGAACTGGAACTACTCTCGTGGGTTTAGTGCATTTGACGACATTCTAATTGCTGTTCCATATGATATTGATCCTGATCACGTCAAAATATTGATCTTCCGTGTACTCGATCTAAATGTTGATATTCTTAAAAATCCTCGTCCAATTGTGCGCCTTGACTCTTTCGGTGCAGACGGGTTTGTCTTTATGATACGAGGTTTCCATAGTACGGATAATGTTTTAAATCGTTATGATATAGCAAGTGATGTTCGCTTTGGAATTACCAGGGCATTCAGAGCAGAAGGTATTCCGCTTATGCCTGTCTTCAATCTTATCAAGAAAATCTACTAA
- a CDS encoding deoxynucleoside kinase: MDSNKAKTLILEGNVGAGKSTFLGIIGKYLDVQLVYEPHEKWQNLGTGDNLLDKFYNDTKRWAYTFQTYAFVTRVLEQEEQALKRPGGVQVLERSVFSDRYCFARNCYEMGVMSPLEWRLYQEWFSWLVDRYVTKPVGFIYLKTSPEVCYQRMCKRNRSEESSVSLNYLKMLHAKHEEWLVTKKGIANYLRDIPVLVLECNKEFEQDEQEQERHMNCIIDFFDLVPGITLERHPEKEIVF, encoded by the coding sequence ATGGACTCAAATAAAGCTAAAACGCTCATTTTAGAAGGAAACGTAGGGGCAGGGAAGTCAACCTTTTTGGGAATCATTGGCAAGTATCTTGATGTGCAGCTTGTCTATGAGCCACATGAGAAGTGGCAGAATCTTGGGACAGGGGATAATTTGCTTGATAAGTTCTATAATGATACCAAGCGTTGGGCTTATACCTTTCAGACTTATGCATTTGTGACGAGAGTTCTTGAGCAAGAAGAGCAGGCCTTGAAGCGACCCGGAGGCGTCCAAGTTTTAGAGCGATCTGTTTTTTCGGATCGCTATTGTTTTGCCCGGAACTGTTACGAAATGGGTGTTATGTCTCCTCTTGAGTGGCGTTTGTATCAAGAATGGTTTTCGTGGCTTGTTGATCGCTATGTTACTAAGCCAGTTGGTTTTATTTACTTAAAGACGTCTCCTGAGGTATGTTACCAACGAATGTGTAAGCGTAATCGTTCAGAAGAGTCGAGTGTTTCGCTTAATTATTTGAAGATGCTGCATGCAAAACATGAAGAGTGGCTTGTTACCAAAAAAGGCATTGCAAACTATTTACGTGATATACCCGTGCTTGTTTTGGAATGCAATAAAGAATTTGAGCAAGATGAGCAAGAGCAAGAACGACATATGAATTGTATCATTGATTTTTTTGATCTTGTTCCAGGAATAACGCTTGAGCGACATCCTGAAAAAGAAATTGTATTTTGA
- a CDS encoding N-acetylmuramoyl-L-alanine amidase, whose protein sequence is MSLKNFLAICCTVLSIFHLNARSIKPFSIMLDPAGDAQNTGRIVGDSFERGITLQFAEALKHELEATYQSIRVILSRVPGETIEPLQNANFANRLNVDLYLSIHFYEDVKEHPQMYLYYFIYNPVTDRWNTTRRLSFYPYDQAHLISIKTTQSWAQTLFNNLNQQKYKKLFTMHEIAGLPFKPLIGVRAPALALEASLKSKRDWSIYLEPIVASLGPLLQKGSA, encoded by the coding sequence ATGTCGCTAAAAAATTTTCTCGCCATTTGCTGCACAGTCTTATCCATCTTTCACCTTAATGCCCGCTCTATCAAACCATTCTCTATCATGCTTGACCCTGCGGGTGATGCACAAAATACAGGACGTATTGTTGGCGACTCGTTTGAGCGCGGAATCACTTTACAATTTGCCGAAGCATTGAAACATGAACTCGAAGCAACCTATCAATCGATTCGAGTTATTCTGAGTCGCGTACCAGGAGAAACTATTGAACCGCTTCAAAATGCGAACTTTGCCAATCGTCTCAATGTTGATCTCTATCTCAGCATTCACTTTTATGAAGATGTCAAAGAACATCCACAAATGTATTTGTACTATTTTATCTATAATCCAGTTACCGATCGTTGGAATACCACACGTCGCCTCTCATTTTATCCGTATGACCAGGCTCACCTTATTTCCATAAAAACTACCCAGTCATGGGCTCAGACTCTTTTTAATAATTTGAATCAACAAAAGTATAAGAAGCTCTTCACAATGCATGAAATAGCTGGTTTACCATTTAAACCTCTCATTGGAGTTCGAGCGCCTGCACTCGCATTAGAAGCAAGTTTGAAATCAAAACGCGATTGGTCCATTTATCTTGAACCAATCGTTGCAAGCCTTGGACCGCTCCTACAAAAAGGGAGCGCATGA
- a CDS encoding F0F1 ATP synthase subunit alpha, giving the protein MDLKSTDLISLFEKSLTGLSKERLEEVGIVIQVGDNICRLYGLTNVVFGELIAFEGGNKGIVMSLEEEYVSVFLLYNTIPVAESELAKRTGGVFQTQVGNQLLGRVINALGKPLDGLGELKTKELRAVEAHIPGVIERSPVNESLETGILAIDALVPIGKGQRELIIGNRSTGKTSIALNTIIHQKGKNVICIYVSIGQRKANLARLVNSLEEHDALKYTVVINADASEAVLNQYMVPYVGCTVSEYFRDQGEDVLVIYDDLSNHAIAYREMSLLLRRSPGREAYPGDIFYLHSRLLERAGKLAAGGSITALPIVTIQSDDITAYIPTNLISITDGQLFLDTQLFNQGIRPAVNAELSVSRVGGAAQTNAIKKVTQALRLELAQYHELLDFSQFGTELDPVSQRRLRRGALVIELLKQPEFVGYTFVEQTLMLFLLQADFLDDVDFSDVHEFAIQFVSYTSAVYPKTVSEIEETADLTQETRNRLQTIAKEFSKLFVRKSPGKRRRQ; this is encoded by the coding sequence ATGGATTTAAAAAGTACGGACCTCATCTCATTGTTTGAAAAATCACTCACAGGTCTCTCCAAGGAACGACTGGAAGAGGTCGGGATTGTGATCCAGGTTGGTGATAATATTTGTCGTCTTTATGGCTTAACCAATGTTGTGTTTGGTGAGCTTATTGCATTTGAGGGTGGCAATAAAGGTATAGTAATGAGCCTAGAAGAAGAATATGTTTCTGTATTCTTGCTTTATAACACTATACCTGTTGCCGAATCAGAACTTGCCAAGCGTACTGGTGGTGTTTTTCAGACGCAGGTTGGAAATCAACTTTTAGGACGCGTTATTAATGCTCTTGGAAAACCTCTCGATGGATTAGGAGAATTAAAAACAAAAGAGTTGCGCGCTGTTGAAGCACACATTCCGGGTGTAATTGAACGAAGTCCCGTGAATGAATCGCTGGAAACAGGAATTCTTGCCATTGATGCATTGGTTCCTATTGGCAAGGGGCAACGTGAATTGATTATTGGAAATCGTAGCACTGGTAAGACATCGATTGCCCTTAATACGATTATTCATCAAAAAGGTAAGAATGTTATTTGTATCTACGTTTCCATCGGGCAACGAAAAGCAAATCTTGCGCGATTGGTTAATTCGCTTGAGGAGCATGACGCATTAAAATATACCGTTGTGATTAATGCTGATGCAAGCGAGGCTGTATTAAATCAATATATGGTACCGTACGTCGGATGCACGGTTTCTGAATATTTTCGTGATCAAGGTGAAGATGTCCTAGTTATTTATGATGATTTGAGTAATCATGCAATTGCATATCGAGAAATGTCACTACTCTTGCGACGTTCACCAGGCCGTGAAGCATATCCAGGTGATATTTTTTATCTTCACTCGCGCCTACTTGAGCGTGCTGGGAAATTAGCAGCTGGCGGATCTATTACAGCATTGCCGATTGTGACGATTCAAAGTGATGATATTACTGCATACATTCCAACCAACTTAATTTCGATTACTGATGGGCAGCTTTTCTTGGATACCCAGCTCTTTAACCAAGGCATTCGACCAGCTGTTAACGCAGAGCTTTCGGTGTCTCGTGTTGGTGGTGCAGCGCAGACAAATGCGATCAAAAAAGTGACACAGGCTTTGCGACTCGAACTTGCGCAATATCATGAGCTGTTAGACTTTTCGCAGTTTGGCACAGAGCTTGATCCTGTTTCCCAGCGTCGGCTTCGTCGGGGTGCGTTGGTCATTGAATTGCTCAAGCAACCTGAATTTGTAGGCTATACGTTTGTTGAGCAGACACTGATGTTATTCCTCTTACAGGCAGATTTCTTGGATGATGTTGATTTTTCTGATGTGCATGAGTTTGCTATTCAATTTGTGAGCTATACAAGCGCAGTTTATCCAAAGACCGTGTCTGAAATTGAGGAAACTGCAGACTTGACCCAAGAAACCCGTAATAGACTTCAAACAATTGCGAAAGAGTTCAGTAAGCTCTTTGTCCGTAAATCTCCTGGCAAGCGGCGGCGTCAATAG